One region of Bacillus pumilus genomic DNA includes:
- the gpsB gene encoding cell division regulator GpsB, whose translation MLADKVKLSAKEILEKEFKTGVRGYKQEEVDKFLDMVIKDYESFNQEIEKLQQENLHLSKQLEEAVEQGKRQPAQSNTTNSDILKRLSNLEKHVFGSKLYD comes from the coding sequence ATGCTTGCTGATAAAGTAAAGCTTTCTGCAAAAGAAATTTTAGAAAAAGAATTTAAAACAGGTGTCAGAGGATACAAACAAGAAGAAGTCGATAAATTTTTAGATATGGTCATTAAAGACTATGAGTCCTTCAACCAAGAAATCGAAAAGCTTCAACAAGAAAACCTCCATTTGTCTAAACAGCTTGAGGAAGCCGTTGAGCAAGGGAAAAGACAGCCTGCACAGTCTAATACAACAAACTCTGATATTTTAAAAAGACTATCTAACCTTGAGAAACACGTTTTCGGCAGCAAACTTTATGATTGA
- a CDS encoding DUF1273 domain-containing protein, with the protein MKIIAVTGYKPFELGIFKQDEPALQYIKAELQKRLTALIEEGLEWVLISGQLGAEIWTAEVVFELQEEYPALKLAVITPFYEQEERWNEQNKELYEGILAQADFVESVTHRPYESPAQFKQKNRFFIEKTDGLLALYDPEHDGSPKYMIKEAENYTDYHIMYITMDDLRAQVEAEDPFFD; encoded by the coding sequence ATGAAAATTATTGCTGTCACAGGGTACAAGCCATTTGAACTTGGGATATTCAAACAAGACGAGCCTGCACTTCAATACATAAAAGCGGAGCTTCAAAAAAGGCTGACAGCCCTGATTGAAGAAGGCCTGGAATGGGTTCTCATATCAGGCCAGCTTGGGGCAGAAATCTGGACAGCTGAAGTGGTATTTGAGCTTCAAGAGGAGTATCCAGCGTTAAAACTTGCCGTCATTACGCCATTTTATGAACAGGAAGAGCGCTGGAATGAACAAAACAAAGAGTTGTATGAAGGAATTCTTGCACAGGCTGATTTTGTAGAAAGTGTCACGCATAGACCGTATGAAAGTCCGGCACAATTTAAACAAAAGAACCGTTTTTTTATTGAAAAAACAGATGGACTCCTCGCCCTTTATGATCCGGAGCATGATGGCTCGCCAAAGTACATGATCAAAGAAGCGGAAAACTATACCGATTACCACATTATGTACATCACAATGGATGATTTGAGAGCGCAAGTTGAGGCGGAAGATCCGTTTTTTGACTAA
- the cotD gene encoding spore coat protein CotD yields MYHHHHHCQPNVTQPIVHPTNHCCTHSDSTTIVPHIHPQHVTNVHHQNFKHVHYFPHTFSQVDPATHQHFNCGGPCCNR; encoded by the coding sequence ATGTACCATCATCATCATCATTGCCAACCGAATGTTACACAGCCAATTGTTCATCCGACGAATCATTGCTGTACACACAGTGATTCAACAACAATTGTGCCGCATATCCATCCGCAACATGTGACAAATGTACACCATCAAAATTTCAAACATGTTCACTACTTCCCGCATACGTTTTCTCAGGTGGACCCAGCAACACATCAACACTTTAACTGCGGTGGACCTTGCTGTAACAGATAA
- a CDS encoding ribonuclease H-like domain-containing protein: MSLKGKLNRMKKHLSHNQTHENRQKTSEGQPQPVTSENIPFLKEWEALGVSPYHFEDSFCLIREVTYSLDDQHGRYSFAELPKIIEEWNESGIQHSLSAKGYEPHELFFFDTETTGLSGGTGNMIFLLGHARVFSGKVVVKQHLLTNPGNEVALYKSFLDEVNVESLVTYNGKSFDWPQVKTRHTLLRDQIPALPEFGHFDLLHGSRRLWKHKYERMALSVVEKEELHVQRENDTPGFLAPMIYFLFLKEQNPKLIEGILTHNELDVLSLISLYIHLSKKILSEDAVKEYNEKYALARWHLAHRDVQEATKHLQELTDADFEHANQASYDLSLQYKRQNVWDEAVQIWGVLFESSDLHLALKAGIELAKYKEHREKDASSALSITESLLSFSSLSQRDIEELEKRKKRLLRKAGQ; encoded by the coding sequence ATGTCTTTAAAAGGGAAATTAAACAGAATGAAAAAGCATTTATCACACAATCAGACACATGAAAACCGGCAGAAAACATCGGAAGGACAACCTCAGCCTGTAACTTCAGAAAATATCCCATTTTTAAAAGAATGGGAAGCATTAGGTGTGTCTCCTTATCATTTTGAGGATTCCTTTTGTCTGATTCGGGAAGTCACCTATTCATTAGATGATCAGCATGGACGCTATTCGTTTGCGGAACTGCCGAAGATCATCGAGGAATGGAACGAAAGCGGCATCCAGCATTCGCTATCGGCTAAAGGGTACGAGCCGCACGAGCTGTTTTTCTTTGATACTGAAACAACAGGATTATCTGGCGGTACAGGAAATATGATTTTCTTGCTTGGACACGCACGTGTCTTTTCAGGCAAAGTGGTGGTGAAACAACACCTGCTCACCAATCCAGGAAATGAAGTGGCTCTTTACAAAAGCTTTCTGGATGAAGTAAATGTAGAATCGTTAGTTACATATAATGGTAAATCGTTCGATTGGCCGCAAGTGAAAACGAGACATACACTTTTACGAGATCAAATCCCTGCACTTCCTGAATTCGGCCATTTTGATCTATTGCACGGATCAAGACGATTGTGGAAGCATAAATATGAACGAATGGCGCTATCCGTTGTGGAAAAAGAAGAGCTGCACGTGCAGCGTGAAAACGACACACCGGGGTTTTTGGCACCGATGATTTATTTTCTTTTTTTAAAGGAACAAAACCCAAAGCTGATTGAAGGAATCTTGACTCATAATGAACTAGATGTCTTATCGTTAATCAGCCTCTACATCCATCTATCCAAAAAAATACTATCTGAGGATGCGGTAAAGGAATACAATGAGAAGTATGCGCTCGCTAGGTGGCATCTTGCTCATCGTGATGTACAGGAAGCAACGAAGCATTTGCAAGAATTAACGGATGCTGATTTTGAGCATGCGAATCAGGCGTCTTATGATCTTTCCTTGCAATATAAACGACAAAACGTGTGGGATGAAGCGGTTCAAATATGGGGGGTATTATTTGAATCAAGCGATCTCCATTTAGCATTAAAAGCGGGTATAGAGCTTGCGAAGTATAAAGAACATCGAGAAAAAGATGCAAGCTCTGCTCTATCCATCACTGAATCTTTATTATCATTCTCATCGTTAAGTCAGCGAGACATAGAAGAACTTGAAAAGCGAAAAAAACGACTTTTGAGAAAAGCTGGGCAATAA
- a CDS encoding DEAD/DEAH box helicase, with amino-acid sequence MKKKTMNELIKELKKDKQVEHWHEIEAKPAQTSPVPERVHEKLKKALEKRGVSELYIHQKEAFERVMDAEHVVTVTPTASGKTLCYNLPVLQSIVEDQTSRSLYLFPTKALAQDQKSELNEIIHEMDVPIHSETYDGDTSPAIRQRVRQAGHIVITNPDMLHSAILPHHTKWVSLFENLKYIVIDELHTYRGVFGSHVANVIRRLKRICAFYGSDPIFICTSATIANPKELAQQLTGSKMHLIERNGAPSGKKNFVFYNPPVVNKPLNIRQSAATVVNQLAKTFLKEKIQTIVFARSRVRVEVILSHIQELVKKEIGPKSIRGYRGGYLPKERRVIEKGLREGDILGVVSTNALELGVDIGQLKVCIMTGYPGSVASTWQQAGRAGRRHEEALIIMVASSAPLDQYIVRHPEYFFNRPPEAARINPENLIILVDHLKCASYELPFREDEQFGGMDVEEILQYLHEEGVLHFSGNRYYWSDQSFPAHGISLRSASQENVVIVDQSDVANVRIIGEMDRFSAMTLLHDEAIYLHEGVQYQVEKLDYEHLKAYVKQVDVEYYTDANLAVQLKVLEIDQTTEKEAVSVHYGDVTVNAMPTIFKKIRLSTGENIGSGPIHLPEEEIHTSAAWFELREAERRFEEKTLEQLLLGIANVLQHIVPAFVMCDRSDIHVVSQIKAAHTGKPTVFLYDHYPGGIGLSKEVQARFDEIAGAAIQLIERCRCENGCPSCIGMEMKEVNGKSSIVELLSVF; translated from the coding sequence ATGAAAAAGAAAACAATGAACGAACTCATAAAAGAATTAAAAAAAGACAAACAGGTAGAACATTGGCATGAAATCGAAGCGAAGCCTGCACAGACCTCTCCGGTACCTGAAAGAGTGCACGAAAAGCTGAAAAAGGCGCTTGAGAAACGAGGCGTGAGCGAACTCTACATTCATCAAAAGGAAGCCTTTGAACGTGTGATGGACGCGGAGCATGTGGTAACTGTCACACCAACAGCTTCAGGTAAAACACTTTGCTACAATCTGCCTGTCCTTCAGTCGATCGTAGAAGATCAGACAAGCCGCTCCCTTTATTTATTCCCAACAAAAGCGCTCGCACAAGATCAAAAGAGTGAACTTAACGAGATCATCCACGAGATGGATGTTCCGATTCATAGTGAAACATATGACGGGGATACCTCACCCGCCATTCGGCAGCGAGTCAGACAAGCAGGACATATTGTCATCACAAACCCGGATATGCTGCATTCAGCCATTTTGCCTCATCATACGAAATGGGTCAGCTTGTTTGAGAATTTGAAGTATATTGTCATTGATGAGCTTCATACATATCGTGGCGTATTTGGCAGTCATGTGGCCAATGTCATTCGCAGGTTAAAACGAATTTGTGCATTTTATGGAAGTGATCCGATTTTCATTTGTACGTCCGCAACGATTGCGAATCCAAAAGAGCTTGCGCAGCAGCTAACGGGAAGTAAGATGCATTTGATTGAGCGAAACGGGGCACCTAGCGGTAAAAAGAATTTTGTGTTTTACAATCCGCCAGTTGTGAATAAACCACTAAATATTAGACAAAGTGCCGCCACTGTCGTTAATCAACTGGCTAAAACTTTTTTAAAGGAAAAAATCCAAACGATTGTTTTTGCTAGAAGCAGAGTAAGAGTTGAAGTGATTTTAAGTCATATTCAAGAGCTAGTGAAAAAAGAGATCGGCCCAAAATCAATTCGTGGATATCGCGGAGGCTATTTACCAAAAGAGCGGCGTGTGATTGAAAAAGGATTGAGAGAAGGAGACATTCTAGGTGTCGTCAGTACGAACGCACTAGAATTAGGTGTGGATATAGGTCAGCTAAAGGTCTGTATCATGACCGGGTATCCTGGCAGTGTAGCGAGTACATGGCAGCAGGCTGGCCGTGCTGGAAGGCGTCATGAGGAAGCACTTATTATTATGGTGGCAAGCTCCGCACCTCTTGATCAATATATTGTCAGACACCCTGAATATTTCTTTAATAGACCACCTGAAGCTGCCAGAATTAACCCTGAAAACCTCATTATCTTAGTGGATCATTTAAAATGTGCATCCTACGAGCTTCCGTTTCGGGAGGATGAACAGTTTGGCGGTATGGACGTAGAAGAGATTTTGCAATACTTACATGAGGAAGGCGTTCTCCATTTTAGCGGGAATCGGTATTATTGGTCAGATCAATCGTTCCCGGCGCATGGCATCAGCCTTCGATCTGCAAGCCAGGAAAATGTCGTGATTGTGGATCAATCAGATGTGGCAAATGTTCGGATTATTGGAGAGATGGACCGTTTCAGTGCGATGACGCTGCTTCATGATGAAGCCATTTATTTACACGAAGGGGTTCAGTATCAAGTGGAAAAGCTAGATTACGAGCATCTGAAGGCTTATGTGAAACAAGTAGATGTAGAATACTATACAGATGCGAATTTAGCCGTCCAACTGAAGGTGCTTGAAATCGATCAGACGACAGAGAAGGAAGCTGTATCTGTTCACTATGGTGATGTGACCGTCAACGCAATGCCGACGATTTTTAAAAAAATCCGACTAAGTACCGGTGAAAATATCGGGTCTGGACCGATTCACTTACCGGAAGAAGAAATTCATACGAGTGCTGCTTGGTTTGAATTACGCGAGGCAGAGCGGAGATTTGAAGAGAAAACACTTGAACAGCTGCTGCTAGGCATCGCAAATGTTCTTCAGCACATTGTACCTGCTTTTGTGATGTGCGACCGTTCTGATATTCATGTGGTTTCACAAATTAAAGCGGCACATACCGGAAAACCGACGGTCTTCTTATATGACCATTATCCTGGCGGCATTGGCTTAAGTAAGGAAGTACAAGCTCGCTTCGATGAAATAGCAGGCGCAGCCATACAGCTCATTGAGCGGTGCCGCTGTGAAAATGGCTGTCCATCCTGCATTGGCATGGAAATGAAAGAGGTCAACGGAAAAAGCAGCATCGTTGAATTGCTGTCCGTATTTTAA
- a CDS encoding NADH-dependent flavin oxidoreductase: MKNEFKPLFEPFTFPGGASINGRLVVAPMTHFGSHEDGTISKEEIDFITARSSDMGMVITACANVTPDGKAFEGQPSIARDEDIPGLKKLASAIQAKGTKAIIQIHHGGSQALPHLVPNGDVVAPSDVFKDGKQIARALKEEEIVHIIDSFKEAARRAVEAGFDGVEIHGANGYLLQQFYSPHSNQRTDQWGGNEEKRLAFPIAVVDAVKEAIEKHAKKPFIFGYRLSPEEPETPGLTMTETFTLVDVLKTKNLDYLHISLMEIDSKARRGADTDKTRMELLKDRCGDNLPLIGVGSVITAEDALSAYNQGIPLIAVARELIVDPDWAKKIKEGRESEIETVIKRSQKDQYLIPEGLWSVMEASQGWVPMED, encoded by the coding sequence GTGAAAAATGAATTTAAGCCTTTATTTGAACCATTTACGTTTCCAGGAGGTGCGTCTATTAATGGCCGGTTAGTCGTTGCGCCAATGACACACTTCGGTTCTCACGAGGATGGCACTATTTCTAAAGAGGAAATTGATTTCATTACAGCTAGATCTAGTGATATGGGCATGGTGATCACAGCATGTGCGAACGTGACTCCAGATGGTAAGGCATTTGAAGGACAGCCTTCTATCGCAAGAGATGAAGATATACCCGGCCTGAAAAAACTAGCTTCTGCGATTCAGGCAAAGGGAACAAAAGCCATCATTCAAATTCATCACGGTGGCTCTCAGGCTCTCCCTCACTTAGTTCCAAATGGTGATGTGGTTGCGCCAAGTGATGTGTTTAAAGATGGAAAGCAGATTGCACGCGCTTTAAAAGAAGAGGAAATTGTTCATATCATTGACTCTTTTAAAGAAGCGGCAAGACGAGCGGTCGAAGCAGGATTTGACGGCGTGGAAATCCACGGTGCAAACGGTTATCTATTACAGCAATTTTACTCTCCGCATAGCAACCAGCGGACAGATCAGTGGGGAGGAAATGAAGAAAAGCGTCTAGCTTTCCCTATCGCTGTTGTGGATGCAGTGAAAGAAGCAATTGAAAAGCATGCGAAAAAACCGTTTATCTTTGGATATCGATTATCCCCTGAAGAACCAGAAACGCCTGGTTTAACGATGACAGAGACGTTTACCTTAGTCGATGTTCTTAAAACTAAAAACCTTGATTATTTGCATATCTCTTTAATGGAGATTGACTCTAAAGCAAGACGCGGTGCAGATACGGATAAGACGCGTATGGAGCTGCTAAAAGATCGCTGCGGCGATAACCTTCCGCTCATCGGTGTAGGCAGCGTCATTACAGCCGAAGATGCACTAAGTGCCTATAACCAAGGAATTCCGCTTATCGCTGTCGCACGTGAGCTAATCGTCGACCCAGATTGGGCAAAGAAGATTAAAGAAGGCAGAGAAAGCGAGATTGAAACTGTTATTAAACGCAGCCAAAAAGATCAATATTTGATTCCAGAAGGATTGTGGTCTGTTATGGAAGCAAGTCAAGGCTGGGTTCCGATGGAAGATTAA
- a CDS encoding PTS glucose transporter subunit IIA translates to MLKKLFGFGKNQDDVKEEIIYSPADGELMDMTDVPDPVFSQKMMGDGVAVKPNSGTIVSPVEGEIIQLFHTKHAIGIRTLSGLELLIHIGLETVGLNGEGFEAHIKEGDKVKIGDPLITCDLELIEEKAASTVTPIVIMNGDLIEHLDKEPKGSVEKQTSKLFTVKLK, encoded by the coding sequence TTGCTGAAAAAATTATTCGGTTTCGGGAAAAACCAAGATGATGTAAAGGAAGAAATCATTTATTCTCCAGCTGATGGAGAGTTAATGGATATGACGGATGTACCAGACCCTGTTTTCTCTCAAAAGATGATGGGAGACGGCGTAGCAGTCAAACCAAATAGTGGCACGATTGTGTCACCAGTAGAGGGTGAAATCATTCAGCTCTTCCATACAAAACATGCAATTGGCATTCGAACACTCTCAGGGCTTGAGCTTCTGATTCATATCGGACTTGAAACAGTGGGATTAAATGGCGAAGGATTTGAAGCGCACATCAAAGAGGGAGATAAAGTGAAGATCGGTGACCCTCTCATTACGTGTGATTTAGAACTGATTGAAGAGAAAGCGGCAAGTACAGTGACACCGATTGTCATTATGAATGGTGACTTGATCGAGCATCTCGATAAAGAACCAAAGGGGTCTGTTGAAAAACAGACATCTAAGCTTTTTACCGTTAAATTGAAATAA
- a CDS encoding Hsp20/alpha crystallin family protein — translation MEHEGEKKHELLANEDILYEAIEQFFASSPFHEILNSAEALMTTSHSLASITTDVTEDEQFVYIAIQFPDHFVEGDIALEVKAQYLHLSVQETIKTDTTSSYSSFTKTILMPAKIDETNMKSVWKDQTLRVTAPKQRAQ, via the coding sequence ATGGAACATGAAGGCGAAAAGAAACATGAATTGCTGGCAAATGAAGATATTCTCTATGAAGCGATTGAACAATTTTTCGCATCCTCCCCGTTTCATGAGATATTAAATAGTGCGGAGGCGCTCATGACCACATCGCATTCACTTGCATCGATTACGACCGATGTGACAGAGGATGAGCAGTTTGTGTATATCGCAATCCAATTTCCAGACCATTTTGTCGAAGGCGATATCGCGCTAGAAGTAAAAGCCCAATATTTACACTTATCCGTACAGGAAACAATTAAAACGGATACAACTTCCTCGTATTCGAGCTTTACAAAAACCATTTTAATGCCGGCAAAAATAGATGAAACGAACATGAAAAGCGTGTGGAAAGATCAAACGCTTCGTGTGACGGCACCAAAGCAAAGAGCCCAATAG
- a CDS encoding YppG family protein: MIPYSNQQPYEFNPFNQGPFPYPEMQQQPPQPPEYFMPPHQGGMSQASPAVYQPPYGYQENVPPFQPPEAINQPQMQSPGMMPMQQPMNPYPLPRPQKQQSSQFKSVLSQFKKTNGQFDFNKMFDTAGQMMSTMNQVGSLAKGFTSIFKA; encoded by the coding sequence ATGATCCCTTATTCAAACCAGCAGCCGTATGAATTCAATCCATTCAATCAAGGGCCATTTCCGTATCCAGAAATGCAGCAGCAGCCTCCGCAGCCTCCAGAATATTTCATGCCGCCACATCAAGGTGGAATGAGCCAGGCATCACCTGCTGTCTATCAGCCGCCTTATGGATATCAAGAAAATGTGCCGCCTTTTCAGCCGCCCGAAGCGATCAATCAACCCCAGATGCAGTCACCAGGCATGATGCCCATGCAGCAGCCTATGAACCCTTATCCTTTGCCAAGACCGCAAAAACAGCAATCATCTCAATTTAAAAGTGTGCTATCGCAATTCAAAAAAACGAATGGACAATTCGACTTTAACAAAATGTTTGATACAGCTGGGCAAATGATGAGTACGATGAATCAAGTAGGCTCATTAGCGAAAGGATTTACGAGCATTTTTAAAGCATAG
- a CDS encoding YppE family protein — MNTLDNQTLLEHTQELRIWIEEAYEQYQKGKAEEGYPVYDFHTEIQPAVESFDQRMEEWLTAAISFIHLAKPRYLHEEQLEAVKENGKEVVLQSYFGKQHAPRVKNLVESVIYTLNLLIEEINKRS, encoded by the coding sequence GTGAACACTTTGGATAATCAAACATTACTTGAACATACACAAGAGCTGAGAATATGGATCGAAGAGGCGTATGAGCAGTACCAAAAGGGAAAGGCTGAAGAGGGATACCCCGTATATGATTTTCACACAGAAATTCAGCCGGCCGTTGAGTCATTTGATCAGAGAATGGAAGAGTGGCTCACTGCTGCGATCTCGTTTATTCATCTGGCGAAGCCTAGATATTTACACGAAGAACAGCTTGAAGCCGTCAAAGAAAATGGGAAAGAGGTTGTCCTGCAATCTTATTTTGGCAAACAGCATGCACCCCGTGTGAAAAATTTAGTTGAGTCAGTGATTTACACACTGAACCTTTTAATAGAAGAAATCAACAAGCGCAGCTGA
- a CDS encoding DUF5446 family protein produces MSEFVSKESILQLLEEIERKIDAVEEELSLAVNETTRAAIEEQEQMIDRLESEVKDCEVQIHAAEYQLAARPAYHAG; encoded by the coding sequence ATGAGCGAATTTGTATCAAAAGAATCCATTTTGCAGTTATTAGAGGAAATCGAGCGAAAAATTGATGCGGTGGAAGAAGAGCTGTCTCTTGCTGTGAACGAAACAACACGTGCAGCCATAGAGGAGCAAGAACAAATGATAGACCGGCTTGAATCAGAAGTAAAGGACTGTGAAGTGCAGATTCACGCAGCTGAGTATCAACTGGCGGCAAGACCGGCATACCACGCAGGGTAG
- the sspM gene encoding acid-soluble spore protein SspM, with product MKKQPAPKEQKPKGKENSTDQLDKKLGGPNRPST from the coding sequence ATGAAAAAGCAGCCAGCACCAAAAGAGCAAAAGCCAAAAGGGAAAGAAAACAGTACAGACCAGCTTGATAAAAAGCTCGGCGGTCCTAATCGACCATCCACGTAA
- the recU gene encoding Holliday junction resolvase RecU, translating into MIRYPNGKSYQPIQPIGTKKRISGESSYSNRGMTLEADLNETNQYYLVNGIAVIHKKPTPVQIVNVDYPKRSAAVIKEAYFKQSSTTDYNGVYKGRYIDFEAKETKSTTSFPLKNFHDHQIEHMKQVEKLGGICFVIISAFGSVYYLPAPDLFFFWERQKLNGRKSISKDELMEAGHLMTLGYSPRIDYIKVVETLHFSDESK; encoded by the coding sequence ATGATTCGGTATCCAAACGGAAAATCGTATCAGCCCATTCAACCAATTGGGACAAAAAAAAGAATCAGCGGCGAATCCTCTTATAGTAACCGCGGGATGACGCTTGAGGCTGACTTAAATGAAACCAACCAGTACTATTTGGTCAATGGGATCGCAGTCATTCATAAAAAGCCTACCCCCGTTCAGATTGTGAATGTGGATTATCCAAAAAGAAGCGCTGCTGTGATCAAAGAAGCCTATTTTAAGCAATCATCCACAACAGACTATAATGGAGTGTACAAAGGGCGCTATATCGATTTTGAAGCAAAGGAGACCAAAAGCACCACCTCGTTTCCGCTCAAAAATTTCCACGACCATCAAATTGAGCATATGAAACAGGTTGAAAAGCTAGGCGGCATTTGTTTCGTTATTATATCCGCATTTGGCTCCGTTTATTATTTGCCCGCTCCAGATCTCTTTTTCTTCTGGGAGCGGCAGAAGCTAAACGGCCGGAAATCCATTAGTAAAGATGAATTAATGGAAGCCGGCCACTTAATGACACTTGGATATTCGCCAAGAATTGATTATATTAAAGTAGTGGAGACACTTCATTTTTCGGATGAAAGTAAGTAG